TAGCAATACCCAAGGTGTAGTTTGGGTTGCTTTCATctttgagaaattaaaataaagaaaattaaatgtctaTTCAATGATGACATGGCAACCCAAACTAAGCTGGAAAACACAGGCACGTgttaatttaagaaataaatgttcATCTTTgagaagtcaaaaaaaaaaaacaccccataCTTCAAAGGACAAAAACTTCAAAGCACTCTATAACTTCAAAGCACTGCACCAACATTAATAAACACTCAGGACATGTCTGtgaggtagaaaaaaaattctttttttaatgcttgtgTAAACAGAGCACAGAGATAAGTGATTTGCCCAAGGACACAAGTTAGTAGCAAATCTAAGATTGCATGTGAGAAAACTGGCTCAAGTCTCCTTTCTCAAAGCAGCTACAGCTGGGTTAAAGCAGTGAGCAGATGCTTCCTACATGGACACCTCTTCAGCAGAGGCCAAAACAGAGACTTTCCCTGTCAGTGGCATCACCTTTTTAAGGCCTGCTCTAAATCTACCACGTTTTCAGCTGATTTCCTCCCACCAAGTCAGTGCTGAATATACATAGAGAGAGGTGAATTGAGGTTATCTTAGAAACACGTTCTTACTTCTGTATTTAACAATTATATTAGAGTTCCGTGCTCTATCTGAGGATTTTCAGGATTTCTGTGTCATGACAATCTACTCACTACAGGCTTCTTAACAACacactgaattaaaatataatcaGCACACCTACAATGTGAAGTTTCTCTGATAACACTACTGAAGTGGAACCTACACTGGTACCATTCTGAATTTTTAGTATCTCCATCTAAAGTAAACCATAAGATCTGCTGTATACTACTGCTTTATATCCATACTGCTGAACAAGAAGAGCCCTACATTCTATCTGACAAAGAAGACAGAAGCAAACCccatcattttcttttcaaaataaccTAATAAGAACAGTGCCAACTTGGATGCATGGTGCTGAATAAAGACGCCTATAAAATacttggcaagaaaaaaaaaaaaaaacaccttatgCCCTGCTGAcaacaaataaatttaaagataACAAAGAAGGCCAAAGAtctgcctcttcctcttccagctcATTTCTTTCCTTAGATCTTTAGTAACACTAAATGTTGCCATTCTTCTCTTTAATGAAGAGCTTCCTGGTAATCCCACGTGTTTGTGGTCGCATACACTTAATTAAAGGAGAAGAGGTGTGAAactttagtattttttccttctttaaaacatttatatgACAAACATAGAGTTAATAAGTTTTAAAGATATAAACAAAAAGTTTCAAATTGACAATTCTGAGTCTCTCCtcaaatgtttggtttttaaaattttttgtaaAGTCATTGTTGGAACAAAGGCTTAATTCcaaaaatagttaaaatactaattaaaaaataaaagctaaaaaaatgtaatttctaaaaattaatcCATGCAACAAGCATCCAAAAGTTTCCTGTCAAATGTGATTCTTGTTTTAAGACAGAATTTCCTCCTAAGTCACGTACTTAcaataaagcacatttttaaaaaaatacataattatatTTTGAAGACTGTAATTTGCATCTGGTAATTTGCTGGatattatttttccaaaataaagtCCCACAGAGGCTCTGAAAGAGATGCTGCTTGCATATATTGTTCAAATGTTCCTCCTTAAGGCCAGTTAGGAGTACTGCAACCTCTCATCTGTACTGTTTACtaataaaaattcagaacacTAGGAAACCAGTGTCATACTAAAGATTCTTAAAGAATATCACAACTTCTGCTCTTTAATCTTTCAGGAGTTCCAAAAATTCTTGTGCTCTCTGTACTATACTTGTCAGCACTCAATATTTTCCATTGCCAGAACTCAAAACTTTCCTGCAAAGGTAATCAAACAATTCTACCTCTATTTTGCATGGgaataataatagtaataatgaCACAAAGATCCCACTTCATCAAATTTTAAGCAAGGAATATTGATTTAGTCAGGACACAAATAGATCTTCAGTATTTTGTTAAGTCAAATCTGAAGACTAAATAATTTGCAGATCACAGAGTCATTAGCAGATTTGGGAACATAATTCAGCCCTTCAGATTCTGTACAATAAACCATAGCTTTCCATGTTATGTGTTAACAACCCCTAAGTAAATGAAAAACCTTTTGCTGCTCTTGGTGTAGTGCCCTTCTTTGCATTTCAGAGGAATTACTGGGCTCTTAAATTGGCTGTCAAGTTTGCTGACTTGGTAACTGGCTGGctttcaaaatatatattaaacTCTTGCCTTTCCCAGCTAATTCTTCAAATAAATCTTACTAGAATAAGCTTTGCAATCTTACTTATAAAACTagtcaacagaaaaaaaaaatcttatcagCCACATTGTACATACTATTAAAGAAAATGGGTGCAAAGGCAGCAAGACTCAACAGAAAGGGCACTGAACTAAGAAACAGATGGCAAAATCTCCCATTTGCTTAACTAAGGTCAGgatttcagcttttcatctgattttatttctagCTCTTACAGAACTCTGTAAAATCAATTTCTGAGTTGGTTTCAAAATGCATAGATGATTaccattttatttccttctccccaTGAAGAATTTTAACACCAATAAGTTAAATTAATTACAGCTAGATTCAAAGTTCCTACACCCATACTGAAGACTATACATATTCACAGGTTTGGAGCTCCACTGAATTATACTTTAAATGCTGCATACTGAGTCACATGCCTTGATCCACCTCATGTAAATGAGTTTAGTTCCAGACAGACTCCAGGTTACAGCAGGAATGACAAGCTAAATAGCCTTTAAGTTAAACATACCTCATAGATTGAAGTTGTAACTCATATTAGAAAGGCTGGATCACTTTTATAACTAGCTGCTtatatagtttatttttatctaggtctttatgtttttatttcattatattatAGGGCTTTCTCCTACGTAGCTGGTAATGTGTGCTCTTTCATTTAAGATCATACAAGGTATGTAATCGGGGCAACAGTAACTATGCTGTGAATTTTCTTTTGTCATGCTTAATAGACAGGTCATTTAGGCACCTATGAAAAACAGCTCGGCCAAAAGGACAAGGGATCTCAATAAACAAAGATTATCTATTCAAATATCAGGCTcacaaaaggaatttttctctccctgattATGTGTAAAAAATCTGGAATATACCTTTCAAGTGGAATATTGTTACATATCACAGatctttgttttgctgttaaaCTTCTGTTGTTGCTaaggaagaacagagaagaTCAAAGGACTTCCAACAAGTAGAAAACCAAAGGTGAGGGATTTTTcgtttctttctcatttttttaaagatttatcACTGAACTACAACACTTGTTGGTTCATAGTTGTATGAAAAGAATGTGTGAATCTATGTGAGCCTATTTTGCTATTTCATATTTAACTTCAAGCATCAAACAACAGCTCAATTCACTTTCTGACTAGCAACATGATCATGCATTCATCTAGCCTGTTCACAAACCCATATGCAATTGAAGTCctaaggacaaaaaaagaagagttagTTGAAGGCATAAATGACCCAGACCACCTTTTGAACTGTCTGAtagaaaatggtatttttaccCCAGAAAAAAAGGTTGTGGTGAGTTTCTACAGGACACGAACAGAAAAGAACGCTCGCGTTTTAGACATTCTGATTGCTCAAGGTGAACGAGCCTGCAGGCTGTTTTTTTATCCATGTTTAAAGCAAGTGGAGCCCAGACTTTACAGCAAGATGAGAAAATATGTCAGTGATGTAAATGAAAGCATTGGAGATGCTAGAAGACAGCTGGTAGGATATTTGCTTGAAAAAGACAAGGTTTGGTTTGAAAATAGCAGTGAAAGgcaccagggaaaaaaagagagtccgaggaaaaaaaaacaagaaaaaattcagaagaaaagaagaaaacctcaaGTTTCAGGGGCAGCAAAACCTAGAAAAGACCACGCTGACGTCGACATCTTCGATGCAGTTGCTAAAGGCTGTCTTTCTGGGTTagagaaaacactgaaagataGTGATGTTAATGCACAGAATTCTTCAAGTGAAACACTTCTGCATGTTGCAGCTGCTAATGGACATCTACCAATAATGGAATACTTGATCAGCAAAGGTGCCAAGATGGATGTGAAGGACAAGAAAGGAAGAACCCCACTGCACAGGGCTGCTGAGAGAGGCCATGGTGAGGCAGTGAAAGTGCTTCTCCAATGTGGGGCTTATATGTACAGTTTGGATATGGAAGGCAAGACACCTCTCCATTTGTCTGCACAGAATAACCACAGTCACATACTGAAGATGCTCCTGAAAGAAGAGGCAGACAGGTACAGAAACCAGCACAACTTCTTGCACATGGCAGCTCTTAAAGATGAGAGCAGTCTGGCAAAAATGCTGCTAGAGGCTGGTGCCTCCATTGATGGAAAGGATGAGAGAGGACAGACTGGTCTCAGTTATGCTGTTTCTCAGGGGtctgaaaatactgcaaaaGTACTGCTAGAAGCTGGAGCCAGAGTTGAATCCAACATGGTGGAAAGTGCCTTCAACAGCAACCACCCATCCATCTTCAAAATACTCCTAGAATATTCTAAAGATTTGCCACCTGACATAATGGAGCCAGCTCTTTTTAGAGCTGTACAGGGAAATCTGCACGATATTGTTGCAGCTTTAATCGACAGAGGTGCAGATATAAACGCCTACAATGCAACACTGTAcactcctctgctcctggcttgTGAAACAGGCAAGGCTGAGTCAGCAAAAGTTCTAATGGAAAAGGGAGCAAACTTTGGGATAAAGACTCCTGGTTCAGACACAGCTTTGCACTTGGCAGTTCAGGCTGGGGCTGCTTCCATTGCAAATCTGCTTCTCTGCAAAGGGTTGGAAGTTAACCTTGTGAACCAAGCTGGTGAAACCCCTCTCCATGTTGCTGCCCTTCATAACAAAGGAGCATTAGTTGGACCTTTGGTTAATGCTGGGGCCAAAGTTAATGCTGTCACTAAAGAATTTGCTACTCCCCTGCACATTGCAAGTCAAAGAGGCAACATTGATGttgcccagcagctgctgcaccaCAAGGCCAATGCTAATGTTAAGGATAAGCAGGCAAAATCACCTTTACATTTTGCTGCTGAGAGGGGAGACAAAACAATGGTGGAACTGCTTCTGAGTGCTAATGCTGACCCCAACGCAcaagacaaggagaaaaagacTCCCCTGcatgctgcagctgggagaggacaCCTCAGTATCGTGAAAGCTCTCTTAGCCAAAAAAGGAAGATTGGGAGCCAAGGACATGGATGGATGTACTCCGATGCACTATGCAGCCAGCAAAGGAGACATAGAAATGGTAAAAATTCTTCTGACATCagggaaatacaaaaatatcGACGACCGAAACGTTTGGAGAAAGACCCCACTGCACATTGCTTCAGAATATGGGCACAGTCACTTGATAAATCTACTCCTGAGCTCTGGGGCAGCCATCAATGCCTTAGACAGCAGCAAGGAGACTCCCCTGCACTGTGCATGCAAGGCTGGGCATTTTAATGCTGTAAATTCCCTTGTAAACTGGtcacaaggagaaaaagcaaatttactGGCTGCTGATAGTCTCAAAAAGACCCCGTTGCAAGTAGCAGagtttaatgaaacagaaagccAGGCTCAAATTGTAAcgtttctgaaaaagaaaatgttaataaCAAAATGAAGATGTAAAGCAAAATcttgcaattttaaaaacagaattttcttaAGGCAATTTGGATAGTGCTGTCAGCCAGTATGATTGACCACTGTTAGTGCTGGCAGAATTAAGTTAGCAATCAAAGGAGGCTATGGGGAAAAAGGATCTTAAAGACAACGTTCAGCTTCTAAGAATTGATTAGatcttttgctttttgcatGAATCTCATACTTGGActctattttaaaagcacaagcCTTATTACACACTCTGTATGACTTCCTCTACTATAAATCAAGACttaaaaaaagatagaaaataactttttatgtATCTGTGAACATTAGCCTGTCTGGATAGCTTACTGAAACATTGTTTGgtaaaatcacatttttaaaatgccatctATTAGGAATAATGAGACACCTGTATCCTCAAGGATAGAGATGTCAGAGAAGATAACAGCAGTTTTGTTTAGCTTAAGCAAACCTGCCAAAAAAGATTGATTTGCCCTCCCATGCAGTCCAGTCATGCATGTCTGCTCTGGGTTGTGTTTGTGAGCTGAACCAACTTATTCCACAGCTATAACTACAAGGGGGGAAGCAGGGTAGCAAAGATCTGAACAGCTCTGGCTCTCCAGAGGGTTATGCACTATTAGCTTGGTTTATGCTGATTACAGTATTCAGCTCTGAGCTAACTGGAGATCAGAAGGCATCTCCCTGCAAATTTACT
The genomic region above belongs to Heliangelus exortis chromosome 8, bHelExo1.hap1, whole genome shotgun sequence and contains:
- the LOC139798875 gene encoding CARD- and ANK-domain containing inflammasome adapter protein-like, which codes for MIMHSSSLFTNPYAIEVLRTKKEELVEGINDPDHLLNCLIENGIFTPEKKVVVSFYRTRTEKNARVLDILIAQGERACRLFFYPCLKQVEPRLYSKMRKYVSDVNESIGDARRQLVGYLLEKDKVWFENSSERHQGKKESPRKKKQEKIQKKRRKPQVSGAAKPRKDHADVDIFDAVAKGCLSGLEKTLKDSDVNAQNSSSETLLHVAAANGHLPIMEYLISKGAKMDVKDKKGRTPLHRAAERGHGEAVKVLLQCGAYMYSLDMEGKTPLHLSAQNNHSHILKMLLKEEADRYRNQHNFLHMAALKDESSLAKMLLEAGASIDGKDERGQTGLSYAVSQGSENTAKVLLEAGARVESNMVESAFNSNHPSIFKILLEYSKDLPPDIMEPALFRAVQGNLHDIVAALIDRGADINAYNATLYTPLLLACETGKAESAKVLMEKGANFGIKTPGSDTALHLAVQAGAASIANLLLCKGLEVNLVNQAGETPLHVAALHNKGALVGPLVNAGAKVNAVTKEFATPLHIASQRGNIDVAQQLLHHKANANVKDKQAKSPLHFAAERGDKTMVELLLSANADPNAQDKEKKTPLHAAAGRGHLSIVKALLAKKGRLGAKDMDGCTPMHYAASKGDIEMVKILLTSGKYKNIDDRNVWRKTPLHIASEYGHSHLINLLLSSGAAINALDSSKETPLHCACKAGHFNAVNSLVNWSQGEKANLLAADSLKKTPLQVAEFNETESQAQIVTFLKKKMLITK